The following are from one region of the Geoalkalibacter subterraneus genome:
- a CDS encoding tetratricopeptide repeat protein translates to MFKRTLAAAALFLLLAACGDSAAKLYETAQFEEMQRNTEHASKLYREILSRYPEAPEARLARERLEALEGK, encoded by the coding sequence ATGTTCAAACGGACTCTGGCGGCAGCGGCTTTGTTTCTGCTTCTGGCTGCCTGCGGCGATTCGGCCGCCAAACTCTATGAAACAGCTCAGTTTGAAGAGATGCAGCGCAACACCGAACACGCCTCCAAGCTTTATCGCGAGATTCTGTCCCGCTACCCCGAAGCTCCGGAAGCAAGGCTGGCGCGAGAGCGTCTGGAGGCTTTGGAAGGCAAATAG
- a CDS encoding Tll0287-like domain-containing protein translates to MTLKKTIGVTVAVFVFTLAIAAVSYSWNCRSLPEEDARIAAARVAAIDLAVSLKGQLMRTINEDGAVAAIPFCHERAPHITQSLSESRGWRIGRTALRVRNPDNQPDDWERDVLEKFSQRIENGGAVAEQEFWQICESPEGKRQFRYMKAIATGEVCLVCHGSNIAPEVAENLDRLYPQDQARGFELGELRGAVTITRELEDGDGNPTESVSEERK, encoded by the coding sequence ATGACATTGAAAAAAACAATTGGGGTCACAGTTGCAGTTTTTGTTTTCACTCTGGCCATTGCGGCAGTCTCCTACAGCTGGAACTGTCGCTCACTGCCGGAAGAGGATGCACGTATCGCCGCAGCGCGTGTTGCGGCCATTGATCTGGCTGTTTCTCTGAAAGGCCAGTTGATGAGGACCATCAATGAAGACGGGGCTGTGGCGGCGATCCCTTTCTGTCATGAACGAGCGCCCCACATCACTCAAAGCCTTTCCGAATCGCGCGGCTGGCGGATCGGCCGCACGGCGCTGCGAGTGCGCAATCCTGACAACCAACCCGATGATTGGGAGCGCGACGTTCTCGAAAAATTTTCACAACGGATCGAGAATGGCGGTGCGGTGGCGGAACAGGAATTCTGGCAGATCTGTGAGTCGCCGGAAGGCAAGCGACAGTTTCGCTACATGAAGGCCATCGCCACGGGAGAAGTCTGCCTGGTGTGCCACGGCTCCAATATTGCCCCTGAGGTGGCCGAAAACCTTGATCGCCTCTACCCCCAGGATCAGGCTCGCGGTTTTGAACTGGGAGAGTTGCGCGGGGCGGTCACCATTACCCGCGAACTGGAAGATGGCGACGGCAATCCGACTGAATCGGTATCTGAGGAGCGAAAATAA
- a CDS encoding sensor histidine kinase: protein MIRMAALGRTIRSRITLVALLPLLATMIVVFFLGSYLIDAWIIGEAQKKVRRDLEAARAEYDRQGEEVLDTLWDAARLAGSSSSFISSGFGAGRLQSFLDQDPIDFLTLTDEQGRVTVRGSGSPPSAPGNEFRTYVDAALAGQSVVATLLVPEADLQRENPELSVRARIEAAAGAGVHSADTGGRVMLVFAACPVKDAHGKVTGSLYGGVLINHNLELVDRIKHLAYGDERFEGRSLGSATLFLEDVRVATTVRLDDGRRALGTRMSREVAQAVLEEQKTWIDRARVVDDWYLTAYEPLQNPAGQTVGALYVGLLEAPYRALRTRATLVLAAVMLTGAALGYLLAARGARTLARPIRELAEMAQGIARGASRADLRGGGCEELDRLTSAFNQMTHSLHEREEELRRLNQSLELKVAERTRALEDKNQQLLRAQQELARNEKLAAIGALAAGVAHEINNPTAIIRGNTELLLMELSEGAAGREEAEEVKKQTDRISRITGNLLTYARRRNVKDGPPHTLDPVDINHLLDDILVQLPHQVDMTDVTIERDYDMQAPQLSGDAGQLRQVFVNLLLNAVEAMSGKGVLHLSTTVRGDTISVAIADDGPGMKPEHADRIFDPFFTTKKQGTGLGLSVSYGIVQHHGGTITVSTAPEQGTTFTVSLPFDRRQH from the coding sequence ATGATCCGAATGGCTGCTCTTGGCCGTACGATCCGGTCAAGAATCACTCTTGTCGCCCTGCTACCGCTGCTGGCCACCATGATTGTGGTGTTTTTTCTCGGCTCCTACCTGATCGATGCCTGGATTATCGGAGAAGCACAGAAAAAGGTTCGTCGCGACCTGGAAGCCGCCCGTGCCGAATACGACCGGCAGGGCGAAGAAGTGCTCGACACCCTGTGGGATGCCGCCCGCCTGGCCGGGTCCTCCTCCTCTTTCATCTCTTCCGGTTTCGGTGCCGGTCGTCTGCAGAGCTTTCTCGATCAGGATCCCATTGATTTTCTGACGCTGACCGATGAGCAGGGGCGGGTTACGGTGCGCGGAAGCGGAAGCCCACCTTCAGCTCCCGGAAATGAATTCAGGACCTATGTTGATGCGGCTCTTGCCGGACAGAGTGTCGTTGCGACGCTGCTGGTGCCTGAGGCTGATCTGCAGAGGGAAAATCCCGAACTGTCGGTGCGTGCCCGCATCGAGGCGGCTGCCGGTGCCGGGGTCCACTCTGCCGACACCGGTGGGCGGGTGATGCTCGTCTTTGCGGCCTGTCCGGTCAAAGATGCCCACGGCAAGGTTACAGGCAGTCTCTACGGGGGCGTTCTGATCAATCACAACCTGGAACTGGTCGACCGAATCAAGCATCTGGCCTACGGGGATGAACGGTTCGAAGGGCGTTCGCTGGGCAGTGCGACCCTGTTTCTGGAGGATGTGCGCGTGGCGACCACCGTTCGTCTCGACGACGGGCGCCGCGCCCTCGGAACCCGCATGTCCCGCGAAGTGGCCCAGGCCGTGCTGGAGGAGCAAAAAACCTGGATCGACCGCGCACGGGTTGTCGACGACTGGTACCTGACCGCTTATGAGCCGTTGCAGAACCCGGCAGGGCAAACGGTTGGCGCATTGTACGTCGGTTTGCTGGAAGCCCCCTACCGTGCGCTGCGCACCCGGGCAACGCTGGTGCTGGCGGCAGTGATGCTGACCGGTGCGGCCCTGGGGTACCTGCTTGCGGCGCGCGGCGCGCGAACGCTGGCGCGGCCGATACGCGAACTGGCCGAAATGGCCCAGGGGATTGCCCGCGGGGCGTCCCGCGCTGACCTGCGCGGAGGCGGTTGCGAGGAGCTGGATCGCCTGACCTCGGCCTTCAATCAGATGACCCATTCCCTCCATGAGCGTGAGGAGGAACTGCGGCGACTCAACCAGAGCCTGGAACTCAAGGTCGCCGAGCGCACCCGCGCCCTTGAAGACAAGAATCAGCAGCTGCTGCGGGCCCAGCAGGAGCTGGCGCGCAACGAAAAGCTGGCTGCCATCGGCGCACTGGCCGCAGGGGTGGCCCACGAGATCAACAACCCCACCGCGATCATCCGCGGCAACACCGAGTTGCTGCTGATGGAATTGTCCGAGGGGGCCGCCGGTCGGGAGGAAGCGGAAGAGGTCAAGAAGCAGACCGACCGAATTTCACGCATCACCGGCAACCTCCTGACCTATGCCCGGCGCCGCAATGTTAAGGACGGGCCGCCCCACACCCTCGATCCGGTGGATATCAACCATCTGCTCGACGATATACTTGTACAGCTGCCACACCAGGTCGATATGACAGATGTCACCATCGAGCGCGATTACGATATGCAGGCGCCGCAGCTTTCCGGTGATGCCGGTCAATTGCGACAGGTTTTCGTAAACCTGCTGCTCAACGCCGTCGAGGCGATGTCCGGCAAAGGAGTCTTGCATCTTTCAACCACAGTAAGAGGTGATACAATCAGTGTGGCAATCGCCGACGACGGGCCGGGAATGAAGCCGGAACACGCCGATAGGATCTTTGATCCCTTCTTCACCACCAAAAAACAGGGCACCGGTCTCGGACTGTCGGTTTCTTACGGTATTGTGCAGCACCATGGTGGAACCATCACGGTTTCCACGGCGCCGGAGCAAGGCACAACCTTTACAGTCTCACTGCCTTTTGACCGCAGGCAGCATTGA
- a CDS encoding sigma-54-dependent transcriptional regulator, with amino-acid sequence MLDHLIYICDDEDGMLRYLRKMLTGQGFSVEVFSSPLLLLRNLEESAEDTPDLLLLDMKMTEMDGIETLRRVRALQPSLCVVMMTGHGTIDSAVEAMKLGAFDYLTKPFPQEKLFAVVRHCLERSELLEENRTLRREIRNQDDPGPIIAEGDAFREVLDLARRVANSDSSVLILGESGTGKEVVARYIHRNSARADRRFLAINCAALAETLLESQLFGHVKGAFTGASQAQKGLLEEANDSTLFLDEIGDVSPSLQAKLLRVLQEGEFLPVGGTKPRHVDVRFIAATNKDLEKEVAEGRFREDLFYRLNVIGLHLPPLRERVEDIDSLARHFLKKVTARNNSPVRHIDPQAIAALQAHDWPGNVRELENVIERGTILAEGETLTVAELPVKINQLPRPAPTVPRAGGNPVSLREAEKHQIVLALERTGGNKSRAADLLEITRKTLARKIKEYGLDSNDGQGVP; translated from the coding sequence ATGCTGGATCATCTGATTTATATCTGCGACGACGAAGACGGAATGCTGCGTTATCTACGTAAAATGCTCACTGGGCAGGGTTTTTCCGTTGAAGTTTTTTCAAGCCCCCTTCTTTTGCTGCGAAATCTTGAGGAATCGGCCGAGGACACTCCCGACCTGCTGCTGCTGGATATGAAAATGACTGAAATGGATGGGATCGAGACTCTGCGCCGCGTCCGCGCCTTGCAGCCCTCTCTGTGCGTCGTCATGATGACAGGGCATGGCACGATCGACTCCGCTGTCGAGGCAATGAAACTGGGGGCTTTCGACTATCTCACCAAACCTTTCCCGCAGGAAAAACTTTTTGCGGTGGTGCGTCATTGCCTGGAGCGCTCGGAACTGCTAGAGGAGAACCGAACTTTACGCCGGGAAATCAGGAATCAGGACGATCCCGGACCGATCATTGCCGAAGGGGATGCCTTTCGCGAGGTTCTCGACCTGGCACGACGGGTTGCAAACAGTGACTCTTCCGTGCTTATCCTGGGCGAAAGCGGCACCGGCAAGGAGGTTGTGGCCCGCTATATTCATCGAAACAGCGCCCGCGCGGACCGCAGGTTTCTGGCCATCAACTGTGCGGCGTTGGCCGAAACGCTGCTGGAAAGCCAGTTGTTCGGCCATGTCAAGGGGGCTTTTACGGGTGCTTCCCAGGCTCAAAAAGGGTTGCTGGAAGAAGCAAATGACAGCACCCTTTTTCTGGATGAGATCGGCGATGTAAGCCCCTCGCTGCAGGCAAAGCTGCTGCGGGTACTACAGGAAGGGGAATTTCTGCCGGTAGGCGGCACAAAGCCGCGCCATGTCGATGTCCGCTTCATCGCAGCCACCAACAAGGATCTGGAAAAAGAAGTCGCCGAAGGGCGTTTCCGCGAGGATCTTTTTTACCGGCTCAATGTGATCGGTCTGCATCTGCCGCCGCTGCGCGAGCGCGTTGAGGATATCGATTCTCTGGCGCGGCATTTTCTCAAAAAGGTCACCGCGCGTAATAATTCACCGGTGCGTCATATTGATCCGCAAGCCATTGCGGCTCTGCAGGCGCATGACTGGCCCGGTAATGTGCGTGAACTCGAAAACGTCATTGAACGCGGCACGATTCTGGCCGAGGGGGAAACCCTGACTGTGGCGGAGCTGCCGGTCAAGATCAATCAGCTGCCACGCCCCGCGCCGACAGTTCCCCGGGCCGGGGGCAATCCTGTCTCCCTGCGTGAGGCTGAAAAGCATCAGATTGTGCTGGCCTTGGAGCGTACCGGCGGCAATAAAAGCCGTGCCGCGGACCTGCTTGAGATTACCCGCAAGACCCTTGCGCGCAAGATCAAGGAGTACGGACTGGATTCAAATGACGGCCAGGGTGTTCCATGA
- the yedF gene encoding sulfurtransferase-like selenium metabolism protein YedF, translating into MQILDCRGKKCPAPVIETRKILLAQQEETVEVLVSDDVARENIRRLAESLGYGIDISNVPDGHRLRLTPGIESISCDIDPPPAEGKTVVYIGADIMGSGDEELGRVLLSNFLVTLLELDRLPDAIFLVNTGVKLACTGHSTVEALQKLSEKGVDIAACGLCLEYFHLKENIAVGRISNMHDIATHLNEAGRIIRP; encoded by the coding sequence ATGCAGATTCTCGATTGTCGCGGAAAAAAATGCCCCGCGCCCGTCATCGAAACCCGAAAGATTCTCCTGGCACAACAGGAGGAGACGGTTGAAGTTCTCGTCAGCGACGATGTCGCACGCGAAAATATCCGCCGCCTGGCCGAAAGCCTGGGCTACGGCATCGACATCAGCAATGTGCCCGACGGCCACCGGCTTCGCCTGACACCCGGCATCGAATCCATATCCTGCGACATCGATCCCCCGCCTGCCGAAGGCAAGACCGTAGTTTACATCGGTGCAGACATTATGGGAAGCGGCGACGAGGAACTGGGCAGGGTCCTGCTCAGCAATTTCCTTGTGACCCTGCTCGAACTTGACCGCCTACCTGACGCAATCTTTCTTGTCAATACGGGGGTCAAGCTGGCGTGCACGGGCCACAGTACGGTGGAAGCGCTGCAAAAGCTGTCGGAAAAAGGTGTCGATATCGCCGCCTGCGGCCTTTGCCTGGAATACTTCCATCTCAAAGAGAATATTGCCGTGGGGCGCATCTCCAACATGCACGACATTGCCACCCACCTCAATGAGGCTGGACGTATCATTCGGCCGTAA
- a CDS encoding peptidylprolyl isomerase: MSFHLKILFSILFFFLLISYAVAAQSPVIAQVGEVEISDFELSLQMQRSMPMQVGFHGKVSSDRMAEIRQKNLDELIERAYRVNWARDHEIAVETARIEEAMKPFMRGYSSVDEMKSAVGDDVYASLRAWVYRGLLAQQAEQAYLQGRIDVSDRQVEAYYEENKERFFRPRQFQASHILIKVDPAANEQEREQLHARAQELAARARAGEDFYDLAYFNSDDKRRFVGGDLGTFHEGQTVKAFEDAVIKMQPGEISDPVRTRFGYHIIMLTAVEEARQMRFDEMEDKIRTDLEQKQRDALLETWANELREKYPLKKESVEAAR, from the coding sequence ATGTCATTCCATCTGAAAATTCTTTTTTCCATTCTTTTCTTTTTTTTGCTGATTTCTTATGCCGTAGCGGCACAGTCTCCGGTCATTGCGCAGGTCGGTGAAGTGGAAATCTCCGATTTTGAACTCAGCCTGCAGATGCAGCGCAGCATGCCGATGCAGGTGGGCTTCCATGGAAAAGTTTCATCTGACAGGATGGCGGAGATCAGGCAGAAAAACCTGGATGAACTGATTGAGCGGGCCTACAGGGTCAACTGGGCCCGGGATCATGAGATTGCCGTTGAGACTGCCCGCATCGAGGAAGCCATGAAACCGTTCATGCGTGGTTATTCGTCGGTCGATGAGATGAAGTCGGCTGTGGGGGATGATGTGTACGCTAGTCTTCGAGCCTGGGTTTACCGCGGTCTGCTGGCTCAGCAGGCTGAACAGGCCTACCTGCAAGGCAGGATCGATGTCAGTGACAGGCAGGTAGAAGCTTACTACGAAGAGAACAAAGAGAGATTCTTCCGGCCGCGTCAGTTTCAGGCCAGCCATATCCTGATCAAGGTTGACCCTGCCGCCAATGAGCAGGAGCGTGAACAGCTGCATGCCCGTGCGCAGGAATTGGCCGCGCGGGCCCGGGCGGGCGAGGATTTTTACGATCTGGCCTATTTCAACTCAGATGACAAGCGGCGGTTCGTCGGTGGAGATCTGGGGACCTTTCATGAGGGGCAGACGGTCAAGGCCTTCGAAGACGCGGTGATTAAGATGCAGCCGGGAGAGATTTCCGACCCCGTTCGCACCCGATTTGGTTACCACATTATCATGCTTACAGCTGTCGAGGAAGCCCGCCAGATGCGCTTTGACGAGATGGAAGATAAAATCCGGACCGACCTTGAACAGAAGCAGCGCGATGCGCTGCTGGAAACCTGGGCGAATGAACTCAGGGAAAAATATCCGCTCAAGAAGGAGTCTGTAGAAGCAGCCCGTTAA
- a CDS encoding sigma-54-dependent transcriptional regulator, which translates to MNHERVLVVDDEKLIGWSLAQMLTGAGYEVEVAASGNEALDKFESFRPHLALLDIFLPDMDGIELLKRFKAADPEVMVLMITANAQADFAVSAFKLGALDYIGKPFRMEDVHQMVRQAFDKKRLEAQVDSSSRGARRQFGRDQLVGNSSQMIEVFRMINICAESDVKSVLILGESGTGKELVAQAIHHHSARKQEPFIEVNCAAIPENLLENELFGHERGAFTDAHREEKGTFELADGGTVFLDEIGDMPLPMQAKILKVIESKRFRRLGGKEDIDVDVRIIAATHQDLPRLVEKEKFRADLFYRLNVMTIHLPALRSRRDDIPKLVDYFIDRLNDEYGRRLEGIAPDALQLLMRYDWPGNVRELRNAIERAMMLEQGRVLSVASLPAAVRAEQSAEKADRPGQDAGPGGVSFDLLLEDMSLEEMEKHALQQAMARAGGNQTRAARLLKMSRDTLRYRLKKFGLHETSN; encoded by the coding sequence ATGAATCACGAACGTGTTCTGGTCGTGGACGATGAAAAGTTGATCGGGTGGTCTCTAGCGCAGATGCTTACCGGCGCCGGTTACGAGGTCGAAGTGGCTGCGTCCGGCAACGAGGCGCTGGATAAGTTTGAGAGCTTCCGCCCTCACCTGGCTCTACTTGATATCTTTCTGCCGGATATGGACGGCATCGAGCTTCTAAAGCGTTTCAAGGCGGCTGACCCTGAAGTGATGGTGCTGATGATTACCGCCAACGCGCAGGCGGATTTTGCCGTGAGCGCTTTCAAGCTCGGCGCGCTGGATTATATCGGGAAGCCTTTCCGCATGGAGGACGTCCACCAGATGGTCCGCCAGGCTTTTGACAAAAAGCGCCTGGAGGCACAGGTTGATTCTTCCTCACGCGGCGCGCGGCGGCAATTCGGTCGCGATCAGCTGGTGGGCAATTCGTCGCAGATGATTGAAGTGTTCAGGATGATCAACATCTGCGCCGAGAGCGATGTCAAAAGCGTTCTGATCCTGGGAGAGAGCGGCACGGGTAAGGAACTGGTGGCGCAGGCGATTCACCATCACAGTGCCCGCAAGCAGGAGCCTTTCATTGAAGTCAACTGTGCGGCCATCCCTGAGAACCTGCTGGAAAATGAACTGTTCGGTCATGAGCGTGGGGCTTTCACCGATGCCCATCGCGAGGAGAAGGGGACCTTCGAGCTTGCCGACGGCGGGACTGTTTTTCTAGATGAGATCGGCGACATGCCCTTGCCCATGCAGGCTAAGATCCTCAAGGTCATCGAATCCAAGCGCTTTCGCCGTCTGGGCGGTAAAGAGGATATTGATGTCGATGTTCGCATCATTGCAGCAACCCATCAGGATCTTCCCAGGCTGGTCGAGAAGGAAAAGTTTCGAGCAGATCTTTTTTATCGTCTCAATGTTATGACAATTCATCTGCCGGCGCTGCGTTCCCGTCGGGACGATATCCCCAAGCTGGTTGACTATTTTATTGACCGTCTGAACGACGAGTATGGTCGGCGACTGGAAGGGATTGCGCCCGACGCGCTGCAACTGCTCATGCGCTATGACTGGCCCGGTAATGTGCGTGAACTGCGCAACGCTATTGAGCGGGCCATGATGCTTGAGCAGGGGCGGGTTCTGTCTGTTGCCAGCCTTCCTGCGGCCGTACGTGCAGAGCAGAGTGCGGAAAAAGCGGATCGCCCGGGACAGGATGCCGGGCCGGGCGGAGTCTCTTTTGACCTGCTTCTGGAAGATATGTCGTTGGAAGAGATGGAAAAGCATGCGTTGCAGCAGGCGATGGCGCGTGCCGGGGGGAACCAGACCCGGGCAGCACGCCTGCTCAAAATGAGTCGCGATACCCTGCGCTATCGGTTGAAGAAATTCGGCCTGCACGAAACCTCCAATTAG